In the Methanococcus maripaludis genome, one interval contains:
- the sepF gene encoding cell division protein SepF, which translates to MLKKIKKMISGDTLKTSSPVPIEEYVELPVKGYEGLETVKIKVCDLEDFKDATEIAVLTEAGYLVIANTINLERDIDDDYAKVLSSLKEKVGKTGGKIVRLCETKVLAVPSNTTIERMVKEETPKTKE; encoded by the coding sequence TTGTTAAAAAAAATCAAAAAGATGATTTCAGGCGATACATTAAAAACAAGCAGTCCTGTACCAATTGAAGAATACGTAGAACTCCCTGTAAAAGGCTACGAAGGACTTGAAACTGTAAAAATTAAAGTTTGCGACTTAGAAGACTTTAAAGATGCAACGGAAATAGCTGTGTTAACTGAAGCAGGCTATTTAGTTATTGCAAACACGATCAACCTTGAAAGAGACATTGATGATGATTACGCAAAAGTTTTATCCAGTTTAAAAGAAAAAGTTGGAAAAACCGGCGGAAAAATAGTAAGACTCTGCGAAACCAAAGTTTTAGCAGTTCCTTCAAACACCACAATCGAAAGAATGGTAAAAGAAGAAACCCCGAAAACGAAAGAATAA
- a CDS encoding methanogenesis marker 8 protein → MNEDIHVMEVLGNAKVTVKNGKVVDVSDPILSFCPLFAKHFEIKEINKESIQKNVEFRIESFGLFTKDRVVLDDSPFVGFGTSEIFMSALNKGFLDAVVIVSDCAGTVVTDNPKLVQGLCGRISGIIKTTPVKEVIEKIETAKGIVLSKDDASIDQINGVKLAIKMGYKKIGVSVSNLKDALEIKKLEKNDVKIITFGVHTTGIRLSDYDDYLQYIDIISACASKNLLKSKSLNIKAQAGSGVPIFALSQSGKELLFERLKEIDRPILITTNETLPYFTEPPQ, encoded by the coding sequence TTGAATGAAGATATCCACGTAATGGAAGTTCTCGGAAACGCGAAAGTTACCGTAAAAAATGGGAAAGTTGTCGATGTTAGCGATCCCATACTATCATTTTGTCCTCTTTTTGCAAAACATTTTGAAATTAAAGAAATTAACAAAGAATCAATCCAGAAAAACGTTGAATTTCGGATTGAAAGTTTTGGGCTATTTACAAAAGACAGAGTTGTTTTAGACGATTCCCCATTTGTTGGATTTGGAACTTCTGAAATTTTTATGAGCGCTTTAAATAAAGGATTTTTAGATGCTGTTGTTATTGTTTCAGACTGTGCTGGAACGGTTGTTACAGATAATCCAAAACTAGTTCAAGGACTTTGTGGAAGAATTTCTGGAATTATCAAAACTACCCCTGTAAAAGAAGTAATTGAAAAAATTGAAACTGCCAAAGGAATAGTTTTATCAAAAGACGATGCTTCGATTGATCAGATCAATGGCGTAAAACTTGCAATTAAAATGGGCTACAAAAAAATTGGAGTTTCTGTTTCCAATTTGAAAGATGCTTTAGAAATAAAAAAATTGGAAAAGAATGATGTAAAAATCATAACTTTTGGAGTTCATACAACGGGAATAAGGCTTTCAGATTATGACGATTATCTACAATATATCGATATAATCTCAGCTTGTGCATCTAAAAACTTGTTGAAATCAAAATCACTCAATATAAAAGCTCAGGCGGGAAGCGGAGTTCCAATATTTGCACTTTCACAGTCTGGAAAAGAACTTTTATTTGAACGGTTGAAAGAAATTGACAGGCCTATTTTGATAACTACAAACGAAACTCTACCTTACTTTACAGAACCTCCTCAATAA
- a CDS encoding isopentenyl phosphate kinase: MFAILKLGGSILCDKNTPYSINWENLENIAIEIKEAIEHYKSKNEDFKLIIVHGGGSFGHPVAKKYLKDGKFVDMGKGYWEIQKAMRKFNNIVIEELQNFEIPAVSIQASSFITFDTNCSLHFDTNAVEKMLDKGLVPVIHGDIVIDEKTGNFKIFSGDHALPYLSKKLNPDLSLHASDVDGVWDSKFKIIENINSKNIEDVLKSLKPSNKEDVTGGMHLKVMECYNLGIETIIFNGNKKRNIYNALLKNVKGTLIN, encoded by the coding sequence ATGTTCGCAATTTTAAAACTAGGAGGGAGCATCCTCTGCGATAAGAATACCCCGTACTCGATAAACTGGGAAAATTTAGAAAATATCGCGATTGAAATAAAAGAAGCAATTGAACACTACAAATCCAAAAATGAAGATTTTAAACTTATTATTGTTCATGGCGGGGGCTCTTTTGGCCACCCTGTTGCAAAAAAATATCTTAAAGACGGAAAATTTGTAGATATGGGCAAAGGATACTGGGAAATTCAAAAAGCAATGCGTAAATTCAACAACATTGTAATCGAAGAACTTCAAAATTTCGAAATTCCTGCAGTTTCAATTCAGGCTTCATCCTTTATCACTTTTGATACTAATTGTAGTTTGCACTTTGACACAAACGCAGTTGAAAAAATGCTCGATAAGGGATTGGTTCCAGTAATCCATGGCGATATCGTAATTGATGAAAAAACAGGCAATTTCAAGATTTTTTCTGGAGACCATGCGCTTCCATATCTTTCAAAAAAATTAAACCCGGATTTAAGTCTTCATGCATCTGATGTCGATGGTGTGTGGGATTCAAAATTTAAAATAATTGAAAATATCAATTCAAAAAATATCGAAGATGTTTTAAAATCGTTGAAACCATCAAATAAAGAAGATGTAACTGGCGGAATGCATCTAAAAGTAATGGAATGCTATAATTTAGGCATTGAAACGATAATATTTAATGGAAATAAAAAAAGAAATATATACAATGCCCTTTTAAAAAATGTAAAAGGAACACTGATAAACTAA
- a CDS encoding multiprotein bridging factor aMBF1, whose protein sequence is MQCELCGKEVKDIIKTRVEGVEMNVCEACAKFGMSPKGYSRKPKAVFKTEIKEKPVKRPRKDMFDNLKTLVEDYGSLVKEAREKKNMTLEELSRAVGIKESLIHKIERNEIEPEEKYVKILEKALGISFYEEGDYNYEANNDESDFTLGDFIKVKNRK, encoded by the coding sequence ATGCAATGCGAACTCTGCGGAAAAGAGGTTAAGGATATCATTAAAACAAGAGTAGAAGGCGTAGAAATGAATGTATGCGAGGCTTGTGCAAAGTTTGGCATGTCGCCGAAAGGATATTCTAGAAAACCAAAGGCAGTATTCAAAACTGAAATAAAAGAAAAACCAGTTAAAAGACCTAGAAAAGATATGTTTGATAATTTAAAAACTCTGGTCGAAGATTACGGCTCTCTGGTAAAGGAAGCAAGGGAAAAGAAAAACATGACCTTGGAAGAACTTTCAAGAGCTGTTGGAATTAAAGAATCTCTCATTCACAAAATAGAAAGAAACGAAATCGAACCTGAGGAAAAATACGTAAAAATCCTCGAAAAAGCACTTGGAATTTCTTTCTACGAAGAAGGAGACTACAATTACGAAGCAAACAATGATGAAAGTGATTTTACACTTGGGGACTTTATTAAAGTTAAAAACAGAAAATAA
- a CDS encoding proteasome-activating nucleotidase translates to MSYPDDYSTDIEKNKMDLKEFKEKTQIAELESKVLRLELKNKDVTRENVQIKKENEILKRELDKLRIPPLILGTILDKVNERKAVVKSSTGPNFLVNLSQFVDPEDIVPGARVCLNQQTLAIVEVLPKEKDYRAMAMEIEEKPDISFEDIGGLNNQIRDIKEVVELPLKNPELFEKVGIVPPKGVLLYGPPGTGKTLLAKAVAYETNASFVRVVGSELVKKFIGEGAKLVRDVFKLAKEKSPCIIFIDEIDAVASKRTESLTGGDREVQRTLMQLLAEMDGFDSRGDVKIIAATNRPDILDPAILRPGRFDRIIEISMPDEDGRLEILKIHTEKMNLKNVDLREVAKLAENMVGADLKAVCTEAGMFAIREEREFIKMDDFKEAISKITGKKEKCSYDMPQLTVMYG, encoded by the coding sequence ATGAGTTACCCAGATGATTATTCCACAGATATAGAAAAAAATAAAATGGATTTAAAAGAATTTAAAGAGAAAACTCAGATTGCAGAGTTAGAAAGTAAAGTTTTGAGATTGGAATTAAAAAATAAAGATGTAACTAGAGAGAACGTACAAATTAAAAAAGAAAATGAAATATTAAAGCGAGAACTTGATAAATTAAGAATTCCGCCATTAATACTCGGCACAATACTCGACAAAGTAAACGAAAGAAAAGCAGTTGTTAAAAGTTCTACAGGCCCAAATTTCCTTGTAAACCTTTCACAATTTGTAGATCCTGAAGACATTGTTCCAGGAGCAAGAGTTTGTTTAAATCAACAGACACTTGCAATTGTAGAAGTACTTCCTAAAGAAAAAGACTACCGAGCTATGGCAATGGAAATTGAAGAAAAACCAGACATTTCCTTTGAAGATATCGGTGGTTTGAACAATCAGATTAGGGATATTAAAGAAGTAGTAGAACTTCCACTTAAAAACCCAGAACTATTTGAAAAAGTGGGTATCGTTCCACCAAAAGGAGTACTGCTCTACGGACCTCCGGGAACTGGAAAAACACTTCTTGCAAAAGCTGTTGCATACGAAACCAACGCATCATTTGTTAGAGTTGTTGGTTCAGAACTGGTCAAAAAATTCATCGGTGAAGGTGCAAAACTTGTAAGGGATGTTTTCAAACTTGCAAAAGAAAAATCACCTTGCATCATATTCATTGACGAAATCGATGCAGTTGCAAGCAAAAGAACTGAATCATTAACCGGTGGAGATAGAGAAGTTCAAAGAACTTTAATGCAGCTTCTTGCAGAAATGGATGGTTTTGATTCAAGAGGCGATGTAAAAATCATTGCTGCAACGAACAGACCGGACATTTTAGACCCTGCAATATTAAGACCCGGAAGATTTGATAGAATCATTGAAATTTCAATGCCTGATGAAGATGGAAGGCTTGAAATCTTGAAAATCCATACTGAAAAGATGAACCTCAAAAATGTTGATTTGAGAGAAGTTGCAAAACTTGCAGAAAACATGGTTGGTGCTGACTTAAAGGCAGTATGTACCGAAGCAGGTATGTTTGCGATAAGAGAAGAAAGAGAATTCATCAAAATGGACGACTTCAAAGAAGCTATCTCAAAAATTACAGGTAAAAAAGAAAAATGCAGTTACGATATGCCACAATTAACCGTAATGTACGGATAA
- a CDS encoding NAD(P)-binding protein produces MKIGIIGAGLGGLLSGAILSKEHSVTIYEKLPFVGGRFTNIPYKGFQLTTGALHMIPHGNDGYLAQTLRRAGSNVKIVNSVPDGYFRVNGKNHEYKDIFGLVNTKEKLKGLKLAASLKLGKIDKNMPFGEFLEDIPLALAVGNSFSGWALSLNAYDTPMSEVMEISRLYHKFGGPGIPVGGCKGVIDSLVEIINKNGGKIYTGHAVEKIEIEGNGAFIDSEPFDIVISNASPKVTESLSNVKFIEKEPVPSKGIKINVASKSSLVDGASVIFTTDCERINGLNQPSNVDRSLTKEDYNLIMLHATQIKNNTKEEINLALNDIESLFGGKDYEVISIQSYGNGWPVNHASNGTDLNPIVRDNLLLVGDGVKGVGGIEVEGVAMSVIAVLNHIEKLKK; encoded by the coding sequence ATGAAAATTGGAATTATTGGAGCAGGCCTTGGGGGCCTATTAAGCGGTGCAATTTTATCAAAGGAACACTCAGTTACAATTTACGAAAAACTTCCATTTGTTGGAGGTAGGTTTACAAATATTCCTTATAAAGGGTTTCAATTAACTACTGGAGCTCTTCACATGATACCCCATGGAAATGACGGGTATTTAGCACAGACTCTTCGAAGAGCAGGTAGTAACGTAAAAATAGTAAATTCCGTGCCAGATGGATACTTTCGAGTAAACGGAAAAAATCACGAATACAAGGACATTTTTGGACTTGTTAATACAAAGGAAAAATTAAAAGGGTTGAAACTTGCTGCAAGCCTAAAACTTGGAAAAATTGACAAAAATATGCCATTTGGTGAATTTTTAGAAGATATACCCCTCGCTCTTGCGGTTGGAAACTCGTTTAGCGGTTGGGCTTTGAGTTTAAATGCATATGACACCCCAATGTCAGAAGTTATGGAAATAAGTAGATTATATCATAAATTTGGAGGCCCCGGAATTCCAGTTGGTGGTTGTAAGGGCGTTATCGATAGCCTCGTTGAAATAATTAATAAAAACGGCGGAAAAATTTATACTGGTCATGCAGTAGAAAAAATCGAAATTGAAGGAAATGGTGCATTTATTGATTCAGAACCCTTTGACATAGTAATAAGCAATGCATCTCCAAAAGTAACGGAAAGCCTTTCAAATGTTAAATTTATTGAAAAAGAGCCAGTTCCGTCAAAAGGAATAAAAATAAATGTTGCAAGTAAATCGAGTCTTGTAGATGGTGCAAGTGTTATATTTACAACTGATTGCGAAAGAATTAACGGTTTAAACCAGCCTTCAAATGTCGACAGGAGTTTGACAAAAGAAGACTATAACTTAATAATGCTACATGCAACCCAGATCAAAAATAATACCAAAGAAGAAATAAACCTTGCTTTAAATGATATCGAATCATTATTTGGTGGAAAAGACTACGAAGTGATATCCATTCAAAGTTACGGTAATGGTTGGCCTGTAAATCATGCTTCAAATGGAACTGACCTAAATCCAATCGTTAGAGATAATCTATTACTTGTTGGAGATGGCGTAAAAGGGGTCGGGGGAATTGAAGTTGAAGGTGTTGCGATGAGTGTCATTGCAGTTTTAAACCATATTGAAAAATTAAAAAAATAA
- a CDS encoding ATP-binding cassette domain-containing protein, translated as MSFVKVENLNINLGEFKLEDVNLSVEKGDYVTIIGPTGSGKSILLETALGFYTPEIGRIFVEEKEITNLNPEKRDISIIYQDYALFPHMTVYENIEYGLKKKLKDKNIIKEEILQITKLLGIDHLLNRKPETLSGGEMQRASIARGLIIKPKILFMDEPFSALDVKTKEKIRVLVKNAIKKYGTTVLHVTHDFDDIWSLADKVLIMKGGRVYQYGTPENVFSNPSSEIVADFVGTNILDSKVEEVSNDISVLDVSGVKIYSSDIAEVGENVKISIRPESIIVALKCFDSSAKNVFNGKVTEIQKRGHLVWLTLDIGGIDIKVLITPNSLEALEIKENKNLCVMFKASGVKIIR; from the coding sequence TTGAGTTTCGTTAAAGTTGAAAACTTAAATATCAATCTGGGCGAGTTTAAGTTAGAGGACGTTAATTTAAGTGTTGAAAAAGGAGATTACGTAACAATAATTGGGCCAACGGGTAGTGGAAAGTCCATACTTTTAGAAACTGCGCTTGGGTTTTATACTCCTGAAATTGGAAGGATATTTGTAGAAGAAAAAGAGATAACGAACTTAAATCCTGAAAAAAGAGATATAAGTATAATTTATCAGGATTATGCACTGTTTCCGCACATGACAGTTTATGAAAATATTGAATACGGTCTTAAAAAGAAATTGAAGGATAAAAACATCATAAAAGAAGAAATTCTTCAGATAACAAAGTTGCTTGGAATCGATCATCTTCTCAACCGAAAACCCGAAACATTAAGTGGTGGGGAAATGCAGAGGGCATCCATTGCAAGAGGGCTTATCATAAAGCCAAAAATCCTGTTTATGGATGAACCCTTCAGTGCACTGGACGTTAAAACGAAAGAAAAGATTAGGGTACTCGTTAAAAATGCAATAAAAAAATATGGAACAACGGTACTCCACGTAACACACGATTTCGATGATATCTGGAGTCTTGCAGATAAAGTACTGATAATGAAGGGCGGAAGAGTTTATCAGTATGGAACTCCAGAAAATGTATTTTCAAATCCTTCGTCCGAAATTGTTGCAGATTTTGTGGGTACAAATATTCTCGATTCAAAAGTGGAAGAAGTTTCAAATGACATTTCAGTTTTGGATGTTTCTGGAGTAAAGATATATTCTTCTGATATTGCAGAAGTTGGTGAGAATGTAAAAATATCGATTAGGCCAGAAAGTATAATCGTTGCTTTAAAATGTTTTGACAGCTCCGCAAAAAATGTATTCAATGGAAAAGTTACAGAAATCCAAAAAAGAGGACATCTGGTCTGGTTAACTTTGGATATTGGCGGCATTGATATAAAAGTTCTCATAACACCAAATTCACTCGAAGCTTTGGAAATTAAAGAAAATAAAAATTTATGTGTGATGTTCAAAGCATCAGGTGTCAAAATAATAAGATAA
- a CDS encoding ABC transporter permease, with the protein MQLISFKKMSIFLTFLFTFLLFLSISSLILVPKFEDVFAALFHPEMIYSLKVSLYSSLISTAFVLGFSIPTGYAISRYSFPGKSIVKAILDLPIAFPELVLGLALLLLFGQTFIGDLLEFFGIKVVFTKLGIVVAQIFTALPYAIRIVCSTFQDINPRYELVSRSLGYGEFETFKNVTLPMARSGIFASSIIAFARCMGTFGTVLMLAGGTYMYTETLPITLYLNMSYGNLGMAISSGIVLLMISFIAILIFEKYEGGKF; encoded by the coding sequence ATGCAACTAATTAGTTTTAAAAAAATGTCAATTTTTCTGACATTTTTGTTTACATTTTTACTTTTTTTATCGATAAGTTCACTCATTTTAGTTCCAAAGTTTGAAGACGTGTTTGCCGCGTTATTTCATCCAGAAATGATCTATTCTCTTAAAGTATCGCTATATTCATCATTAATTTCAACAGCATTTGTTTTGGGATTTTCAATTCCTACAGGCTATGCCATATCTAGATATTCATTTCCTGGAAAAAGTATTGTCAAAGCAATACTTGATTTACCGATAGCATTTCCAGAACTTGTGTTGGGGCTTGCACTTTTGCTTTTATTTGGGCAAACTTTTATCGGGGACTTATTGGAGTTTTTTGGAATAAAGGTGGTATTTACTAAACTTGGAATAGTTGTAGCTCAGATTTTCACAGCACTCCCCTATGCAATAAGGATTGTATGTTCTACTTTTCAAGATATTAATCCGAGATACGAACTTGTTTCTAGGAGTCTTGGATACGGCGAGTTCGAAACTTTTAAAAATGTTACTCTTCCGATGGCGAGAAGTGGAATTTTTGCTTCATCGATAATTGCTTTTGCAAGATGCATGGGTACGTTTGGAACTGTCTTAATGCTTGCCGGTGGAACGTACATGTATACAGAAACGCTCCCGATAACGTTGTATCTAAACATGTCATATGGAAATCTTGGAATGGCGATTTCGAGTGGAATAGTACTCTTAATGATATCCTTTATTGCGATTTTGATATTTGAGAAATACGAAGGAGGGAAATTTTGA
- the modA gene encoding molybdate ABC transporter substrate-binding protein, protein MKKILVLGIVGVLLLTCFAGCTDNSADAGSEKIYDGKTLRLCCGAGLMKPMNEIIANFENETGAKVQVHYGGSAEVFGVLTTTGECDVFIPGAYKYTEDAMKAGYILNETVLTVVDHVPVIAVPEGNPKNVTCLEDLAREDVSVVLGDPQACAIGKTAKSICEKNGIWEAVNVNVEVFTPTVNQLLIYEATGQADATIIWEDMVTWAESEGKIVVIQIPKDQNTIKTIPTAVTTMAEDVEFAKAFNDYVVSEESFELWQKWGFNPCN, encoded by the coding sequence TTGAAAAAAATATTGGTGCTAGGAATTGTTGGAGTTTTACTTCTAACCTGTTTTGCAGGCTGTACCGACAATTCAGCAGATGCAGGCTCTGAAAAGATATACGATGGTAAAACATTAAGATTGTGCTGTGGAGCAGGTTTGATGAAACCTATGAATGAAATAATTGCTAACTTTGAAAACGAAACCGGGGCAAAAGTTCAGGTTCATTACGGTGGAAGTGCTGAAGTATTCGGTGTTTTAACCACAACCGGTGAATGTGACGTATTTATTCCTGGTGCATACAAATATACTGAAGATGCAATGAAAGCAGGATACATATTAAATGAAACTGTTTTAACTGTGGTCGACCACGTTCCAGTAATCGCGGTTCCTGAAGGAAATCCTAAAAATGTAACGTGTCTTGAAGATTTAGCAAGAGAAGATGTATCTGTTGTTTTAGGGGACCCGCAAGCATGTGCTATTGGAAAAACTGCTAAAAGCATATGTGAAAAGAATGGAATATGGGAAGCTGTAAATGTAAATGTTGAAGTTTTCACGCCTACTGTAAACCAGCTTTTAATCTACGAAGCAACAGGACAGGCAGATGCGACTATAATCTGGGAAGACATGGTTACATGGGCAGAATCAGAAGGAAAAATTGTAGTTATTCAAATACCAAAAGATCAAAATACCATAAAAACAATACCTACTGCAGTTACCACCATGGCAGAGGATGTTGAATTTGCAAAAGCTTTCAATGATTATGTAGTTTCCGAAGAATCATTTGAACTCTGGCAGAAGTGGGGTTTTAACCCATGCAACTAA
- the wtpA gene encoding tungstate ABC transporter substrate-binding protein WtpA → MNKKSLNIVATLGILLVLAFSGCVDQSASDSTSEEKVLKIFHAGSLAVPFLEYETLYEDEYPNVDVQRESAGSVACVRKITELNKTAEILASADYTLIPDMMMPDYADWYVMVSKNEIVIAYTENSQYYDEITSDNWYEIFQRDGVKYGFSSPNDDPCGYRTQMVVQLAETAYGDSTIYDNLMLKNSNFMVDENADGTYLVRSPSTIDVNEDKVFMRSKEVDLLGPLETGAFDYLFIYKSVANQHNLSFIELPDEINLGNYANADDYATTSIILEGQNSTILAKPIVYGMTVPSNADDYEEGVSFTKMVLEHPEVFENSGQPAISPAIAIGNVPEELSDLVVMG, encoded by the coding sequence TTGAATAAAAAATCATTAAATATCGTTGCAACGCTCGGGATATTACTTGTTCTCGCGTTCAGCGGATGTGTTGACCAAAGTGCTTCTGATTCCACTTCAGAAGAAAAGGTATTAAAAATATTCCACGCAGGAAGTCTTGCAGTTCCTTTCTTGGAATATGAAACATTGTACGAGGATGAATATCCTAACGTGGACGTTCAGAGAGAATCTGCAGGCAGTGTCGCTTGTGTTAGAAAAATAACTGAACTCAACAAAACCGCAGAAATATTGGCTTCTGCAGATTACACGTTAATCCCTGATATGATGATGCCAGACTATGCGGACTGGTACGTAATGGTTTCAAAAAATGAAATCGTTATCGCATACACTGAAAACAGCCAGTACTACGATGAAATTACATCAGACAACTGGTATGAAATTTTCCAAAGGGATGGAGTAAAATACGGTTTTTCAAGCCCTAATGACGACCCCTGCGGATACAGAACCCAGATGGTAGTACAGCTTGCAGAAACAGCTTACGGAGATTCAACAATCTACGACAATCTAATGCTTAAAAATTCAAACTTCATGGTTGATGAAAATGCGGATGGAACTTACCTTGTAAGAAGCCCTTCAACCATTGATGTTAACGAAGACAAAGTATTCATGAGGAGCAAAGAAGTAGACCTCTTGGGCCCCTTAGAAACTGGTGCATTCGATTACTTATTCATATACAAGAGTGTTGCAAATCAGCACAACTTATCATTCATAGAACTTCCTGATGAGATTAACCTCGGAAACTATGCAAATGCAGATGATTATGCTACAACAAGCATAATTTTAGAAGGTCAAAACAGTACGATTCTCGCAAAACCAATCGTTTACGGAATGACTGTACCTTCAAATGCAGATGACTACGAAGAAGGAGTTAGTTTTACAAAAATGGTATTGGAACACCCTGAAGTGTTCGAAAATTCAGGACAACCTGCAATTAGCCCAGCAATCGCTATTGGAAATGTTCCTGAAGAATTAAGCGACTTAGTCGTAATGGGATAA
- the pdxT gene encoding pyridoxal 5'-phosphate synthase glutaminase subunit PdxT encodes MKIMGILGIQGDLEEHEDAVRKVNCIPKRIRTVDDLDGIDALIIPGGESTTIGKLMVSYGFIDKIRNLKIPILGTCAGMVLLSKGTGKEQPLLEMLNVTIKRNAYGSQKDSFEKEIVLGGKKVHAVFIRAPQVGEILSKDVEIISKDDGNIVGVKEGNIMAISFHPELSEDGVIVYEYFLKNFVEKN; translated from the coding sequence ATGAAAATAATGGGAATACTTGGGATTCAGGGAGATCTCGAAGAACACGAAGATGCAGTTAGAAAAGTAAACTGTATTCCTAAACGGATAAGAACTGTAGACGATTTAGATGGGATAGACGCTTTGATAATCCCTGGTGGTGAAAGTACCACTATTGGAAAATTAATGGTAAGCTACGGATTTATCGACAAAATTAGAAATTTAAAAATCCCAATACTTGGAACCTGTGCAGGAATGGTTCTTTTATCAAAAGGAACTGGAAAAGAACAACCATTACTTGAAATGTTGAATGTAACAATAAAAAGAAATGCATACGGTAGCCAAAAGGATAGTTTTGAAAAAGAAATAGTATTGGGCGGAAAAAAGGTACACGCAGTATTTATCAGAGCCCCACAAGTTGGCGAGATCCTTTCAAAAGACGTTGAAATAATTTCAAAAGATGATGGAAATATTGTTGGGGTAAAAGAAGGAAATATTATGGCAATTTCATTCCACCCTGAACTCTCAGAGGATGGAGTTATTGTATACGAATACTTTTTGAAAAATTTTGTCGAAAAAAATTAA
- a CDS encoding bis-aminopropyl spermidine synthase family protein has product MKIIGSMGKKTENLKIDAKKSFLKRVAKNVKVSEGERAVEDILRCIYRKQPISTKKIGQYVKLPLPIVSKVRSILERESLLKRDDKGALFSKEGVDFVERELGLKLKSDLKCPVCNGRNIVFDEKFEKILKKQKNYAKLRPQVNTMIDQSFATPETATARAAIMADRGDLEGKRVLFVGDDDLASISTAMTGLCSEVVVLDIDDRLLKLISEVSKKENLNIKTVKWDFKNELPSEFVNKFDTIFTDPPYTLNGAVLFMSRGIEALGDNGILYLAFSHKPVEEYIELQKSINNMNFLIYELIPGFNFYEGTEIIGNTTFLARLVGKNLKKIEVNSEKIYTGELKPTLRYYQCMNCKKIHEVGDKIKRIEELTCECGGKKFSMVKRSKVKQN; this is encoded by the coding sequence ATGAAGATTATAGGAAGCATGGGTAAAAAAACGGAAAACTTAAAAATTGATGCTAAAAAATCATTTTTGAAGCGTGTTGCAAAAAACGTGAAAGTTTCAGAAGGAGAAAGAGCTGTTGAAGATATATTACGATGCATATATAGAAAACAGCCAATTTCAACGAAAAAAATAGGTCAGTATGTAAAACTGCCACTCCCAATCGTATCTAAAGTTAGATCAATTCTTGAAAGAGAATCCTTATTAAAAAGGGACGATAAAGGGGCACTATTCTCAAAAGAAGGTGTCGATTTTGTTGAAAGGGAACTTGGACTTAAACTTAAATCTGACCTGAAATGTCCAGTATGTAATGGAAGAAACATTGTATTTGATGAAAAATTTGAAAAAATCTTGAAAAAACAAAAAAACTATGCTAAATTAAGACCGCAAGTAAACACGATGATCGATCAGTCTTTTGCAACACCTGAAACTGCAACTGCAAGAGCTGCGATAATGGCTGATCGGGGAGATTTAGAAGGAAAAAGAGTTTTATTTGTTGGTGATGATGATCTAGCATCAATCTCAACTGCAATGACTGGACTTTGCAGTGAAGTTGTTGTTTTGGATATCGATGATAGACTTTTAAAATTAATTTCAGAAGTTTCTAAAAAAGAGAATTTAAACATTAAAACTGTAAAATGGGACTTTAAAAACGAACTTCCAAGTGAATTTGTAAACAAATTTGACACCATATTTACTGATCCACCATATACCCTAAACGGCGCGGTACTTTTCATGTCCAGAGGTATCGAAGCACTCGGAGATAACGGTATATTGTATCTTGCATTCTCTCACAAGCCTGTAGAGGAATACATTGAACTGCAAAAATCAATCAACAATATGAACTTTTTAATTTACGAATTAATTCCCGGATTTAACTTCTATGAAGGAACAGAAATTATTGGAAACACCACATTTCTGGCAAGACTCGTTGGAAAAAATTTGAAAAAGATAGAAGTTAATTCTGAAAAAATATACACGGGAGAATTAAAACCAACTTTAAGATACTACCAGTGCATGAACTGCAAAAAAATCCACGAAGTTGGAGATAAAATAAAAAGAATAGAAGAGTTAACCTGTGAATGTGGTGGAAAGAAATTTTCGATGGTTAAACGATCGAAAGTAAAACAGAACTAA